The proteins below are encoded in one region of Pseudophryne corroboree isolate aPseCor3 chromosome 8, aPseCor3.hap2, whole genome shotgun sequence:
- the LOC134948848 gene encoding E3 ubiquitin-protein ligase ARK2C-like produces the protein MSRRTELRRLLEDQRRWSRHGDHDDSTQTVFEERLRSERRRGERRSRQDTQEHLQRPQREHRHRSRSPLPAPEIAPTDGPSPDPLPGPSHLQPTSQQPAENRQNLSDMVHEIVMQMMTAAEEADNEQNIPPILEEIIEQNRPAVVEEMHRQNVQALQLKIRFFQSTIIAGDEATQSCAICLMQYQDGERVSTLPCSHKYHPSCILQWFATHSSCPLCRGECIPGQIECWIS, from the exons ATGAGCCGGAGAACGGAGCTGAGACGGCTCCTGGAGGATCAGAGGAGGTGGAGCCGTCACGGAGATCATG ATGATTCAACCCAGACCGTATTTGAGGAGAGACTGCGGTCTGAGCGCCGAAGAGGTGAAAGAAGATCTCGTCAGGACACCCAGGAACATCTGCAGAGACCTCAGAGGGAGCACAGACACCGAAGCCGTTCTCCTCTTCCTGCTCCTGAGATAGCACCAACAGACGGACCAAGTCCAGATCCTCTCCCTGGTCCAAGTCATCTACAGCCAACGTCTCAGCAGCCAGCGGAGAATAGGCAGAATCTCTCGGACATGGTGCACGAGATCGTCATGCAGATGATGACAGCCGCTGAGGAAGCTGACAATGAGCAGAATATCCCGCCCATTTTGGAAGAGATCATCGAACAGAACAGGCCAGCTGTGGTGGAAGAGATGCACAGGCAGAATGTCCAGGCCTTGCAGTTAAAGATCAGATTTTTCCAATCTACCATCATTGCTGGGGACGAAGCGACACAGTCATGTGCTATCTGTCTGATGCAGTACCAAGATGGGGAGCGAGTGTCTACCCTGCCCTGCAGCCACAAGTACCATCCAAGCTGCATCTTACAGTGGTTTGCAACACATTCCAGCTGTCCCTTGTGCCGCGGAGAGTGCATCCCAGGGCAAATTGAGTGTTGGATCTCCTGA